GTTAACACTGAACATGGAGTAGGGAGATACTAACCATAAGTTCAGTGTTTAATTGCTTAAATGCTTATTACCGTTATTAAATGAACAGTACTCATGTCGAAGAAGCAAACTACAAGACGAGGAATGTCTTAATGGCTTGTTTTAATGAAAAAGGTATGATAACAAACCGTGGGTTGAGCTAGGAGTCCGAAATCATATAGAATTAGTGCCTGGAAAGTAAAATCGGGAAAAACTAAAATTCTCGACGGCACGTACTACGTTATTACTCCTTTAATTATAACAAAAGAATTACTAGAAGATACATACATTGTATAATAGATcatgttttataaaattacttttgatATTATAGTATACTAATCAATATATTTATATGGTTTCGTCCGTAGCAATGCACGAACATATTTGCTAGTGTTTACTTTACTACAAATTGCGGCAGCTAAGATTGAAATCAGAGATCCAATTTCCAGATTCGTGAAGTAGTGACAAATTGGTTGCAATAAGAGTTTACATAGCGCTCAAGCTAAGATTTCACCTGCACATGCATTTCAAATAAACACACACATGTAAAATACGTAAACACGAAAGTGTGGTGCAAAGACGAAAAACTATTAATGAGGATGGAAAACATAAAGAGCAACTAAAGGCGCAGCCTATCACATCTGGATAAAGATTAAATAGTATTTAAATGGGACCGTATATATGAAGCTAGCTGCATATATACGGCGTTACCCAAGGACACTAGCTAGCTGCACTAAGGCGTTACCTCATAATAAGCACCAACAAAAGACTATTTGCTTGCTCTGTTTCCAATCCCACTGTTTTTCATTACCTCTATCATTTGTGCCTACATTTCTCAACCAAATATCATCCAATCTGCGAGGCGCATGGCAGTTACTGATCATGTTGCTATTAAACAAACCCTCTTATTCATATTGAAGTTGGTGTTTGACCACATTGCCCACGAGAGTGGTTTAATTATTTACTATTCATTCAAGTTTTCATGGAAAACACAACTGGAGCCTTTCTCGCTATTTTGATAAAAAATACCCATGAGCCACTACAAAATTAATGGCAAGATCTAAATTATAGAACAATTTGTTCTCTCATCCCTCTCTGTGGGTGTGGGGTAGAAAGTGGCCCCCCCAATCGGCTGAAACACAAGCGTTCCTCGTTTTTCTGTTTGAGCAATCGTCTCCTCAGCAGGCCTAGGCTCAGTGAACCTCCGGAACGGCCGGGACGCAGGTGATCTTTGTTTTCTCCTATCAGCAAATGTCTCCTCTGCAACCGTAACCACAGTCTGAGCTCCATCTTTATTGTCATGCGTTTGTTCAGGTTGGACAACCTATAATAAAGTGAAAACGAAAGATAGGCTTTAAACCATGTAAAGAGTTAAGTCATGCACTCATGCTGCCTTTTACTTTCAACCAATAACAAAAATTCAGTAGAGCTCTGTTGCACCTTTGTACAGAAGAGAAATTCCCAATCAGTGAGAAGGTAGTGAATCTTGGTTTTTGCAGGTGATCTTACCCCTTCTCGTATGCTGCCATCTGCACTTCCTGGTCTGCGAAGCATAGTGATAATTTGGCTTGTTGTAGGCCTTTTCATCCGGTCAAGTTTCACGCAGACCAAACCTATCGCTATGCATAATGCTATTTGTTGGTAATTGATTTCCACTGATGTGTACCCTTGCGAATTTTCCATCCTAGTTCTCCAATTCTTAAGTACCTAAGAAATCAGATAATAGAATGTAATACTACCAAAAACTGTAGCAAGATTTTTCAGAAGAACAAAAAAGAAGTCCTTTGTCTTGAAAGTTGAAACAGAATTTCCTTACAAGCTCTATATATCTCTGGGAAGATCCATCGTCGACTTCGGTATCTTCTGGGTAGTTCTTGTGTCCCGTCACTATTTCTATGATTATTACACCCAAACTGAATATGTCTAATTCTTTTGTGATTGTACCTCTATTTATATATTCTGGTGCCTTGTAACCCCTGCATGACAACATTTGTTCCAATTTTGAAGCTTGAGTGATGATGACCAAAAGTATGAATTATTAAGAGGCATTTAACTTACCATGTTCCGAAACAATTGGTAGTACACGTTCGAGTTTGCTCTTCACCAAAGAGTCTTGACAAACCAAAGTCCGCAATTTTTGGAACCATATTCACATCAAGCAATATGTTTGCAGGTTTGAGGTCCATGTGAATAATAGGAGTTTTAGGATTCCATTCCTCGTGAAGATAATGCAAACCAAAGCAAATACCCTCGATTATTTTGTAACGTCGGTCCCAATCAAGTCCACAAGATTCATCTGTTTGCAAGAGCACTCAGAGGATGCTCTAACCACAGAAGCTACAATctcaaagaaagaaagaaataaaCAATATATGCCTGTATCGAATtgtcatacctgaaagacaaccACGGAGGCTTCCTTCAGGCATATACTCCAAGCAAAGCAACCTTTCTGGCTTCTCAGCCCAAAAGTATTTCCCTTCTTGTTCTACATATATAATCTTACTTTCAAAACAGTAGGCTACAAGTGGGACAATATTTGGGTGATTAAGCTTCATAAGATGACGTGCCTCATTCTCGAACTGGCTAACTTCTGGTATTGACGGGGAAAGCCTCTTCACAGCAATGGTTTCTCCATTTTCTTTCACTCCCTGTTTAAAGTGGCTTATTAATACCGATGCGGATTTCTGGATATATAAAAGTATAGCGATACATGCATTTATGAGAATGGAAAGTATCTGGTAATTTTACCTTATATACTTTACCAAAGCCACCTTCACCAAGTAATAGCTCTTCAGAGAAGTCATTTGTGATATTTCTCAAATATTCTAGTGGTAGAGTGCGTGGTTCTGAACTTGCGCCTTCAAATATACTCTCTAGGTTATCATGCCTGCTAGACTCGGCGTCCATTTCTATTTCTGACTACTCTAGCGTTTCCACATAATAGCACACATCTGTTTGTCCTCCGAAATATGAAAAGAGCGTTAAATAAGTATTGCTGTAACTTGTCAAAGCTCATCAAAACCAAGATAAGTAGATAAACTGTACagctgaagaccaaatgaattgTATCACCACATACATACTGGCCCAGTTGGCAAATGTATTGTCTGAATAATAATTGGTCAAAAAGTGAGCATCAATATGACGAATGTTCTGACATGAAAGGATTGCATCGGAACATCCTGTGTTCTTGTGAACAATAGCTCGAGAGGAGCACGAGCAGCTTGTTGCCTGCATTAGATGCTATAACTAAAGTTTAATTTGATTCCATGTGTCTGCTTAATATCCCAACAGCCTGTCAAATTTAACCGCCAGGAACAAATTCAAGGTATATCCAAACAAGAAATTTAGTTCTGAATCATATTCTCGCTAATTCATCAGTTCATTTGAAAATCTGAAATGGATAAAGAATGGTGGATGAAGTTCCAATTCATGGGATCTAAACAGGCCCAGTTTCTTGACCAAAGGTAACGCGCGTCAACAAGTTTGATGATCTGGTCACCGTGCTAGATGACGGATTGGTAAACTAGAGGCACGTACAAGCATGGCGCAGTGGTAGATCACGGACTGGAAAATTATCGTAGTTGGAATCCCGACTAATAGAACATTGTTGAAGTTACTTGACGCGAGTATGATGAAAAAGGCAGACAGCAGTGCACGCAAAGCGGAGACAAGACTCGAGGAGGTTTCAAGTCAATCCCAAATTTCCGGATTCACCTCGGCAAGTAGTAAAACGCAATTTTGAGGAGTGACAGTAAACAAGTCGATCGGAGCACTAACCTTGGATGGCTTCCGTGTTCGATCTGTCCCAGAGATGCTGCTGCCGTAATGGTTTATTTTCTTGTCTTCGATGGGCTACTGGAAAGGCTGGATAGCTATAATGCTTCAGTCTTACCGATAGGAGGCTGGAGCATCCTTGAGAGATGAACCGAGAATCACGGATGAGGAGGAACGCGGTTTGTCGCTGCTGATTAGCGCTGTTGACGAGAGAGGCCGTCTCCGACTTTCCCCCTCGACAGCTGGGTTGATGTGTCCAAGGCTGTGTGTAGAGGCTAGAACTCGTTTTCAGTTTTGAAAGTGTTTGGTTGATGTTTCCCCTCCGTTTCGGAGGTTTTTTCCCCTCAATCCAACCACGTGGTTCAATATTCCTGATACGAATTATTGGTTCCTGATCCGTACCGACGTATATTTCCATGCGGATGGTTTCAGAACGCCCGGCGGTCAGCCGGGTCACCATGACCCCCTCTGGCCGGCGCCCACGCcatccgcctccgcccgccaagTCGACGCGACGGGCCGCACCAGGCCGCACTCGGCCCTCGAGCCTCGGGCGGAGGCACCGGCCCCGTCCAGAAGGGGCGccgatttttttaaaaagggttaaaaaattaaattcgaaaagggtgctgttttgaaaattttcgaaaaatgggtaccttcCTCCCGAttaacgggcgggaggcgtggggccggaaacctcccgcccatccaacgggcgggaggtgccaaatTTTTCCCAAACCCCTCCCGAGGgcttcttcgcgaataagaaattcTTATTCGCGAACTTATTCGCGAACAGGCCCCTAAGGCATCCCGCCCGACCAACGACGGGCGGAAGGTTAAGTCATCCCGCCcggccaacgggcgggaggtgccctcTTTATTTTTTTGTTCGAATTTATGTTTTagaaactatttaaaattcatacttttttaAATATAAGATTTactcgccatactcttttgtatacttaaaaaattttagttcaattttatgaaaaagattacggtatctaaaactcgtatgaagatggttaagcgataacgttttgcaacgtagaatcaaaatattacgatagtacaatacatcaagccattaaaaataaaatagtatgataaaaaacagtttaaatatacagagtccaccgaatcaggagtatctactccgcctgtcccggtcctcgcgctctcttggtcctcccccctagtcctaggccgtcgtCGTATATGCCCCTCCGAGTACGTGAGTGCATCTGGAGCatggtgaggacgaggcggaggaggcgctagcgtgaacgggtcatcctgggagTGTGGAGGTGGAGCATCATACGTCTGGGAGGGGCCAATGATGTctgcccggcgccgccgccctccaactCCGACAAACTGGCGGAGCCgccgtcccagtccggcacactgAATAGACCACCGTGTGCAGGAGCTCCTATCGACTACGCATGCTGAGTATAGCCCTGAGAATATggagcagctggcgtcgaaTCCGACGGaagagacgttcctggagcataagCGCCAAATGTCTGAgactccattcttgcaggaggagaccccattgccgtcgagtgcatgactataaaaacaaacAAAAGTAGTCGTGTAAATAAaagttgatcgaaatggcaattataaaggacttacagctcgaaCTGGTGGTAGTACCGCTggaccacatcgtacttacgagacttgtactcgactgttttgaactctcccataagagagagaccaacacttaacagcttccttcacctcatcaattgactggtacctcgcaccctggataacttcattctccctgcaatctcAAGGCAAGCTGGGTCCCTCATCTATGctaagatgactgaagtcgctgcccacccattcttcaggcacatcctcGTCATCAtgagacgaatcggcattcattgcttcatcgaACTCACGATCTTCGTctcgcagctgttcaacaatacggggtatgttctccccctcatcagccacgcattgaggtgttGCGGTGCCACCTGGCTCAATGTTtggctcctcaacttcttcatcaacatctTCATCCCCCACAGCAGCTTCGATGTTTATCAAAAACTTCTGATACatactgacaaggagtaccagcggccattgccaatgacttgtaTTTTGTAGATAACTTAACCAGTCATCGTTGCTTgaaagtggcatcagctcccagatcaaagcgtgagtggtacgatttatgacgcactgaacactTACAGAGTGtatctcctgattaatccttaatccgctcattaaccagttgcatagggattcaaatgccctctcgtgcggtctggtaattcctctgaccgcacagttgaattcacttaaatctaccccattcagCCCATAAATcatatttccttctccgtaatatatactaaaaatacccttctcggaagacatatccgtcaattattaataaactagttatactacatattaatacacaacgaccctaagtttcagcgattcctagattatattttccagattctaaactattcagaatatatattatactaaaaacaattgaacaactagaacgagaatatacctccaaaccgacgtgtgaacagggcttcgccgcttccgctcctctcttcctctcctccctttctttttttcctgatttttgctgaataaaatgggAATTTGAGGGAAGGGGGGCTTATATAGGGGctggggaacctcccgcccccaaccggcgggatgcccctccgcaCTGTACGGGTCccggacctcccgcccgttgggcgggcgggatgccctcgCGGCCGCGTCaggggtctcttcgcgaataaaaaaaatTATTCGTGAAGAGGTCCTCGGGAGGGGCCGGGGAAAAAatttggaacctcccgcccattggatgggcgggaggtttccggccccacgcctcccgcccgttgatcgagcgggaggtacctatttttcgaaaatttccaaaacggcaccccttttcgaatttaattttttaactcTTTTTTCAAAAAAAGTCTAGGGGCGCCAGGGAAACCCGTTGACCGTGGCCCATGCCCTGCACTTTGTAGGAACTGAATATTACCTTAGTTTTCAAGGTAAAGCAAACCTTCCACGCAAACAGGCTCCAGCCATTGCAAGAGAAACCGATGCTTCTCCTAATTGTGGATAGTTTCTTTCAGCTTGCTCCAATATCTCAATACATGATTCATCTTTCGGAGAAGGTTTTCCTTGCTTAGGTCCAAAGTAATCTCTGTGTATTTTCATGCTATCATTTTGGAGGAATTGAACTCTACATAGTAAACTAGGCTATTTGGCTTAAAATTTGATATCCCATCACTTTCCGACCACTTTTTAAAAGTTTAGATATAAGTCTATTCTAAATTTATAGATGGGAGATGGAAGAAATTAGTGAGAGGGTATAATCATAATTCCATTCTATACACCACCGTATATAATCATAATTAGGATAGACTATTTGGTTTAGAATTTTGGATATGGAATTATTTGGCTTAGAATTTGACATCCTTACATAGCTTGGTGGTATATAGAATCAATTTTCATCTTCTACCCTATGAATTTAGAATAGACTAATATCTAAACTTTGGAAAGTGGTTGGAAAACGGTGGGATATCAAATTTTAAGGCAAATAGCCTAGTTTATTAAGTAGATTTCAATTTTTCCAAAATGAGTAGGGCTGTAAAAATTGCTTGTGACTCATTAGCTCACTCAACTCGTAGCcgactcggctcggctcggtccAATTCCTAATGAGCCAAGCACAAGTTTATGCTCGTTAGTATAATGAGAGAGTTCGAGCCAACTCGCGAGCCGAACGAACTACGCGTACAACATGATTTCCACCTACGTTATAGGTTGTCTAGAAGCCAAGACTCAGTATTTTTTTTGTGCCTTCGTACTTGTCCAATGTCTATTGAATGGACTGATCAATTTATGTATCTAAGAGATCAAGACTCGGTATTTTGTAACCTTTTGGCTTATAATAGGCTAGCTTCTGGCACATGTTATTGATGGAACATGTATGGTTGATAAACCATGGAAGTATTGTGATAGttcaagtacctgtaagctaggcatatatttgttagtgtgaagtatgtgcttgttagtgtaaagcttgtgtgtgtttatgtgaagcttttgaaaatttaaagtgcaagtaaaaggggtatttttgtaattatagaaaaacctagggttgtttttgcaaaatgtattagATGAAAAGTAATTTCagaataagtgaagggtggttttgcaaacatatttttcttactttatctcctgtaaatatatatatatatatatatatatatatatatatatatatatccaaaggttgcattagaaatgtatgtattgatttgtgtaaaaatttgggtaaagctGTAAAatgagggtatttatgtaattttataaaagtacaagtccttttgtgcaagtagttgaattacaaaagtaactctcaaagttacttagggctaaaagtgtaaaaaggtgcaagtcatcatgacatgtctatccaatcattatgacgtgtctatcccgtcatcatgacatgtcataaatgcttgcatttaggccctaaatattatgatattacactctttaggacaaaagtaattcaaatccaacctttgttcaaaatttcacatgtaaagatataagctttgagttttgaacttgggccctaaagcaatgttgtagagtttgaaaaaactctccaactttcgttttgggcatttccattttagattaatgggaaattttactttaccaaaAGATCCctataattttctaaaattacaaaccagtccttgggaaattccctttctcttcctcctctggcgctcctctgtttctctgctctGCAGCTCGCCGCTGTTTCTGgccgccctcgccacctcctgctgcaggtCAGTCCACGCGCCGCCCCAGCTTAAGTGCTGATCCAAtcctcggccgccgccaccccttcggctcctcctccacgccctgcccaggccgcccctgcccctgggcgccgccagcagctgctgctgcagtCGTTCCctttttccccctcctctctccacTGCACAAACCAAGCCAAAACCCTGGCAGCATCGGGGCGGAAGGAGAAGCCGCCAGCGCCATGGCGATCTCCACCTGGAgcgcgcgcctcctcctcgcccACGCTCCCTCCTCCCGTGCCGACGCCCCAGCTCCCCTTCGCCCCGTCGCGCACCCGACCCACTTCCGCCTCGCGCGCCCGCCGCGTGCCTACATCTCCGCTCCGGCGCCGGGCCCCGAGGCCGCCTATGCGCCGCCCTCCCTCGACGCTGCGGCCGCTGCGGCCGACGTCGCCGCCGCTATCTCGTCCTCCGATGCCGTCACCTGGGCTGGTGTCTGGGCGCTGCTCTCGCGCCACAGGGCCCGCATCGCGGTCTGCCTCGCCGCGCTCCTAGCCTGCACCACTGAGCTCCGCCCCCCCCCCAACGCCGATGACCCCCTtttggccctcctcctcgccttcCGACCCCAAAAAGGGCTCCTAGTGTGCTGCTCGACCTCCCCGGCGGCCGGCATGGCTTCCTCCCGCCGGGATCGAGCTCCCCGAGCGCCTCCTCTGCTCCAAATGCATgtgaaggacctcgtgcaacaattggaacaagtccagggggttttctgcactgTCATACACTCATAGGTATAGTCTTTTATGGACCAAATCGCTTAAAGCTTTGAAAATCCGTAGAAAATGGTAGAAAAATCGTAAAAtatcaaatgaagatgttatggaatccttgtgagtagatctatgcaatatgtgtataattttgtatgtgttagtagaaaaatttTGCTCTTGTTTAAATGTTATTTTAAGTGGTTGCaagctttgaaaatgcatagcaaatggtagaaaaatggtaaaagtGTAAAACCAGTTGAGTTAGTTTTATTTAGCATGAGGAACTTAGGAAAAAGGTTTAATCTGCTGTTTGTTTAAGACTTTTATGATGTTTTAATTTAATCATGAGTAATACTTGTTTTAGCTTGCTTATTTAATAtctgtagtgctggaagtcaaaaatttatgaaatttacGCAGTAGCTTACTCTTTGtatgtttagttcactgtaaaaatttcgtgcccagaaactatgtgcatatttgtaaatctatttttgttcgTTTGTCTTGTCaaggctaaaataaatacttttgcttggcaataaatgctggtaaaattttttttacactccttatcggtgtattatcatgcaagttaatttgtgctaccagatccttactgcatgtcaagttgttgcatttatttggttcctaaACATAGTTTTCTTTTTAAGAGTTACTAAGATGTGCTTTCCTACCTAGCTGATTCTTGCTCCTAAataagtcatgttacccttgGTCGATACTTATAACATGAATTAGGGTTACAACGAGTGTCTCTGTGCGGCTGCTCGGGTTCTGAGCgtatgctttaaagttgattgcttaagcgtggtattgtttgtatgcttgctaAAACTATCTCGTAACCCCaatacaacttagctaacatacctaaAACCTGGTGACACTTGTGACATGATGTACGACTTGAAATGATTTATAAACCATTAAAAGCTATATTTAATCCTGTATGCTTAttgttgcaatatgtttcttgtgccacttgtgtgaatcttaattagacttgtgcAACTCTAAAACATACGAGATGTCTAATTTGAAAGTGAAACAATTGCTTTATATTTAACCTACTGATTGTGTGATGCTAAACTTGattagctcttggtagccaaagtccttgccatagattgactaaagataaattgtgcaccatgcctgatgtatttgctgcccctatggcagactttttgtgatgtttggttaatctttattcatatggatgctcatacctttgctctggttttgattacaatcttgttagagcccctttctaTATAAAAAATCTTGGCTatgccttgtgtatcgactgctTAGTCAATACACCTTTGTAGCTATGctttagcaatcggctactagctcAGCTGATTTTTTGTTAGGCATGACCCTATCGGGGCTACGAGTCTGTAGgacacccatcggctatatgcctacccaccacacgccctctttagctacacATCTTTTGGCACCAACctatcaaccacatcctcttcagtttagttccgcacttgtggttccaTCAGCCTAGACCAAGTGTAGTGTCCCGTTCCACTTAGTTCTTATAGCGAGAtcggtttagatgaccccatcggctgtacgacAACtgattattgtgctgacgtaatcgaaccgatacaaccacacctagttacctaggataacacttaagcacatctcagttaagacacaactgctttaggaaacaccccttttgctaaagtaatcgatgctttcatcgatcagttaggaacccgatgcacctatcaatcggctacacaggccaactctagatcagtaagatagcatagaagacacacctctgttagacacgaccaaagcacatcaatcggctaaacctgatgcatcctcgtcggttacggccaagaccaatgcaccaaccaattcgATAGactagaaacatgctgataatccaatcggcaagatcctcccttgatctatccttgaaacactgtacctttaatattcctatctctatcagccattttaacctttggtgaaaccaaaccggttaatctcttctactTATATATAGAGATTGCTCTTACCGATTTCCCTTCcaaatagaaatcagcagatttcctaatactgttAGATGGTTTCCtcttttgccaattctatcagctAAAACCCTGTTGTTTTCCATCGGCTCTGTTGGAACCTTCAAccaatagccgattttaattagttaaccacctaaagctctatctaagtttagcttcagatctttttggttgatatatGAGTGATATGTTGAATGcgtgttggattacaactttatcgtgaagtaaaatagctttatgtgcacactttgaatgtgatgtttgcattgcatgtagatacgactacttccgcaaacggtacctacaagatctcccaggagtctgcggaggatatttctgaagaccaagggaacatcaccaagggattatctgaagtcccgaaccaaagttcggaatataacaatactaacatccctgacttcagccccaccagtaaaggcaagccccggacataacccttactttgtTTACACTgtaacctatactatttatatatatattccTATGCATTAAGTTACTAGGAGTTGTAtgtgaaaaccctagttgcattttcctaagaaccaatgtattgaatattagcacttgagttcgaataatcgctatgctaataggaccggtagaagtcgggtgattttctgtcactcgcgcgatataggagttgtaatgtttacattcctgtaataacta
The genomic region above belongs to Panicum hallii strain FIL2 chromosome 4, PHallii_v3.1, whole genome shotgun sequence and contains:
- the LOC112888717 gene encoding putative receptor-like protein kinase At4g00960 isoform X1 produces the protein MDAESSRHDNLESIFEGASSEPRTLPLEYLRNITNDFSEELLLGEGGFGKVYKGVKENGETIAVKRLSPSIPEVSQFENEARHLMKLNHPNIVPLVAYCFESKIIYVEQEGKYFWAEKPERLLCLEYMPEGSLRGCLSDESCGLDWDRRYKIIEGICFGLHYLHEEWNPKTPIIHMDLKPANILLDVNMVPKIADFGLSRLFGEEQTRTCTTNCFGTWGYKAPEYINRGTITKELDIFSLGVIIIEIVTGHKNYPEDTEVDDGSSQRYIELVLKNWRTRMENSQGYTSVEINYQQIALCIAIGLVCVKLDRMKRPTTSQIITMLRRPGSADGSIREGVRSPAKTKIHYLLTDWEFLFCTKVVQPEQTHDNKDGAQTVVTVAEETFADRRKQRSPASRPFRRFTEPRPAEETIAQTEKRGTLVFQPIGGATFYPTPTERDERTNCSII
- the LOC112888717 gene encoding putative receptor-like protein kinase At4g00960 isoform X2; translation: MDAESSRHDNLESIFEGASSEPRTLPLEYLRNITNDFSEELLLGEGGFGKVYKGVKENGETIAVKRLSPSIPEVSQFENEARHLMKLNHPNIVPLVAYCFESKIIYVEQEGKYFWAEKPERLLCLEYMPEGSLRGCLSDESCGLDWDRRYKIIEGICFGLHYLHEEWNPKTPIIHMDLKPANILLDVNMVPKIADFGLSRLFGEEQTRTCTTNCFGTWGYKAPEYINRGTITKELDIFSLGVIIIEIVTGHKNYPEDTEVDDGSSQRYIELVLKNWRTRMENSQGYTSVEINYQQIALCIAIGLVCVKLDRMKRPTTSQIITMLRRPGSADGSIREGVVQPEQTHDNKDGAQTVVTVAEETFADRRKQRSPASRPFRRFTEPRPAEETIAQTEKRGTLVFQPIGGATFYPTPTERDERTNCSII